A genomic window from Quercus lobata isolate SW786 chromosome 10, ValleyOak3.0 Primary Assembly, whole genome shotgun sequence includes:
- the LOC115963138 gene encoding uncharacterized protein LOC115963138: MDNSDISKQLENSRARIRSVYNIGQSSNPSREDKNQGYTGSLPPDVIPVNRRDPNTDLRTAQTFRLPTLIEEFNDILSLDGLVVSKDDFLDNEWADRPAVRLTTLTDQQVCQLGRFLLHSLQTRISKQGVAVIFVLAFHLRAPGVGSTERMFEATDPHSKPSDREYSDFEDVLVPRRESIQASERGHVVENAKAYSFLAASMLRLFTRSSENYCPAWNHIVNGFKTFYIRHCPVTKIVPKAEVIQAIHVHFACDKVFKATLYRLLYMSNSKPSNDSLKGFLYDNHLSHNGMHIVSIFCRLRDALNCNPDILLKAIRTPQFDRQIQALVKILGYMNEEVGQHERQMWKYGRIFDEKFMSVLQTKACPKLVMMLAAALQQERPEGAENILKIKQLEDVSEENKKKCIMVAEAVRKMIKSSHKQTA, translated from the coding sequence ATGGACAACTCTGATATCTCTAAGCAGTTGGAGAACAGTAGAGCACGGATACGCAGTGTGTACAACATTGGACAGTCATCCAACCCTAGTAGAGAAGATAAGAACCAGGGGTACACCGGATCACTTCCTCCAGATGTGATCCCTGTGAATCGAAGAGATCCAAACACTGACCTAAGAACAGCACAAACATTTAGGCTCCCTACACTCATTGAAGAATTTAATGACATTCTGAGTTTGGATGGTCTAGTAGTATCTAAAGATGATTTCTTAGATAATGAATGGGCTGACAGACCTGCTGTTAGACTGACAACATTAACAGATCAACAAGTATGTCAGCTGGGAAGGTTTCTATTGCATTCTTTACAGACAAGGATATCCAAACAAGGTGTTGCAGTCATTTTTGTTTTAGCATTCCATTTGAGAGCTCCAGGAGTAGGATCCACTGAAAGAATGTTTGAAGCTACAGATCCACATAGTAAACCGTCTGATAGAGAGTATAGTGACTTTGAAGATGTCCTAGTACCCAGAAGAGAATCAATTCAAGCATCAGAGCGTGGACATGTAGTAGAGAATGCCAAAGCGTACTCATTCTTAGCTGCATCAATGCTCCGATTGTTCACACGATCCTCTGAAAACTATTGCCCAGCTTGGAATCACATTGTCAAtggatttaaaactttttacatTCGTCATTGTCCTGTTACTAAAATTGTTCCTAAAGCAGAGGTGATCCAGGCCATCCATGTACATTTTGCTTGTGATAAAGTATTCAAAGCTACATTATACAGATTGTTATATATGTCTAACTCAAAGCCCAGCAATGATAGTCTCAAGGGATTTCTGTACGATAACCATCTGTCTCACAATGGTATGCATATCGTTTCAATATTCTGTAGGCTGCGTGATGCTTTAAATTGCAATCCTGATATTTTGTTAAAGGCTATACGGACCCCACAATTTGACCGGCAGATTCAAGCTCTGGTGAAAATTCTTGGATACATGAATGAAGAAGTAGGTCAACATGAGAGGCAGATGTGGAAATATGGGAGAATTTTCGATGAAAAATTCATGTCTGTATTACAGACAAAAGCATGTCCTAAATTGGTAATGATGTTAGCTGCTGCTCTTCAACAAGAAAGACCTGAAGGAGCagagaatattctaaaaatcaaacaaCTTGAAGATGTGAgtgaggaaaataaaaagaaatgtatTATGGTTGCCGAAGCTGTGAGAAAGATGATTAAATCCTCACACAAACAAACAGCCTGA